The stretch of DNA CTGAAGCGAAAATCCGATGTTGTATAGGGACACTTCAGATCCCTCTAGATCCTCCGGCGATCATCGAAGTTCGGTTGTTTTCGTGGGGTGTGCACGGAAGAAAATTCCTCCAGAAATGACCAGCAGTCTGCTCGCTCACGCACTAAGTAAGAAGCTCACTTTTAGGTACTTAAATAAGAAGGAAGcaaaaagataaaaaaaagCGAAGAAACATGAATAATTAAGTAAATTGGAAATCTAACAGGCCGGTCGAGGCCGCCCACGGTAACTAACCAACTTTAATTAAGTGAGTGTGGGAATAAGTTTAAGCGTCAGTGCGTTTGTTTGGGCCGAAAAACAGGCACGGCTTTGTGATCGCGTCAACCAGGTCTCGAtgtttgtttttgttttcccCCGCGACATCTGCTTTGCAcacttttcttcttcgttctttcCCGCCCGCGCCATGCGCCGTTCGCGACACGCTCTTTCAACCACACTCATTGCCCACTGACAGCCCAGCCACCATGCACGCCACATTCTCCGCCGCCCACAACCCCTCGTCATCCCCGCCCCGGAACACCACCATCACTCCTCTCCGCCAGTCTTCCTCGCAGACATGCCGTCcgtcaacctcttccctgCCCAGGTCCCACAAACGGGTCAAGTCTACTCGCCAAAGCCTCGGCAGCAGGGCAAAGCGCGAAGCTTCGATACCAATGGTATGTTTTGTTTTACTGGGTAGGCCGCACTGAGCGTGCCCCGCTGACTACTTGTGCAACATACAGCTTTCACAACAGTTGTCTACATTCTCCCTCCGCCAAGACGTATTGTCTGAAATGCTGGCTCAAGAAACACCTCCAACCATCACTTCGCCATTCAAGTATGCCTCCCACACCACTTCGGCCTCTTCTCTAACTACACCATATACTTCGACGTTCAAGCATCACCCATCCGCCGAGCATATGCCACAAAAGTCCAAGTCGGCTGGGCCCAAGTTTGTGACACAGATATCAAAGGGCCGTCATATCGAAGACATATCTCCTATTCGTCCAACGACCGAAGACCATCTGGCCGACTGGGACGTATCCCATCCAAGCTCTGACGAACCTGACCTAGAATGGCTGCAAAGCGGGGAATGGCTGCCCCCACTCCAATCAAAGGAGAATAACATGCAAGGTTGCCTTCAGGGATCCTTACAGCACTGTAGAGACAGAGATTGCTCCGTGTCTTCTATGGAGTTCAGTGGAAGCGACAGTAGTTCGGTTTCCCTTTTGTCTCTGGCTAGAAACTCTCTGGAGCAACAAACTCGACCGAACATCGTGCAATGGGATGAAAATCCGGCAGAACTAGATGGAGAACAAGCAGTACATTCGAGCTTTGATGCACAGTCAGGATCAAGTGCATTGCACTTGCCCATCAAGCTCAATACCTCACCATCCATATCACCTTTCATTACCAGCGACTGCCACAAATCTCCCAACGATATTCCTTCTGGTTCTTTTGACAGCCAAGCCGATTTCCACATGGACTCCCCATCTGTCTTCAGCACCCGCTCTTCCCAACACGCTCGTTCAGACTCGCGCTCTACAATATTGCCCCGATTGCTGTtatcgaagaagagcacAGCAACGCTCAGAGAACAAAATGAAAGATCCAAAGCTCTCGGTCATatggaagacgaagaaatGATGTCGGATGTTGAGGATATCCCTTCGCCAAAGAGCCCTTCCCGTCCCAGGAGCTTTTGGGATCGAGCGAAGTTTAAGGCATCGCGCAACCCTTTTGACGGCAATGGCTTCGGGGCAACATTTGGGCTTGGCATAGAGCTAGGACCTCGCCGTATACCATCAGACGAAAATCACAATGAGGACAATGGGCTTTCGGTGTCCATAGCTAGTGATTCAAGCGGTGACGCAGATCTATCACCTTCCCGATCATTATTGGCCAATCGACGTTCAACGGGCACTTTTGCGCACGATTCTGCAAAGGAGAATGCTTCCGAGACCGCTCCCCGTCTGGAAGTACCTACACGACCAACACTGCCCCGTCGCATGCCCACAGTCGGTTCCATACTTCAACGAATACCACGGACAAGCTCCCCAGCTATCCCTACCTTGAATAGCCTTCGTGGCAAAGGACGACCACCAATGCGAAGAGGCACAACAGAGCCCACTGAAAAGCCCAAACCCACCCTACTAATGGCTGAAGCGGCTTTGAACACTCCCCACGCTTTGCCATTTGCCGACGTTAAACCTTCTCCCAGTGTCTTCGCCTCTGCGGGTTTGGTGAAAAAGAAGTCACGCTTTTCCGGTGTGGAAATCCCCAAGTTTGGCAGTGAGCCACTGGTGAATGTCAAGAGGAAGCAATCTGCCGCGCAATATGGTATGCAGCCTGGCCTTGGATCAATGCAACCCCCCAGCCCTGTATCGCCCATCCAATCCATGTCCGCTCCGTCGATACCATTGAAGGGCCCTGCTTTTGCCGCAGCAGGATCGAGCAATGCCCACTTTACccaacaagctcaaaagACAAGAGGAttaaggaagaagaggagttTAATGTTCAAAGCTGGAAGCTCCATCAGTAGTATGGAAATGATTAGAGGGAACAGTCGCGGTTCGATTACTGGAGTATCGTTGTCTCCCGTAACTCCGACGAAACATGACGGTAAGTTTATCTATTGATGCTGGTATCACAGCTGACGGGGTGTCATAGGTGCTGCCAAGGGCTACCGGCTAACAACCCCATCACCAATACGGGCGCCTGTCGTTTACCCCTTCGCTTCGTCTAACCCTGTGGACCTCGACCTCTTCTCTACTCCTCCCTCCAATCGGCTCAATCGGCCAAGCGCACTTGATGCCCCCGTTGCCGAGCGATATCGATCAATGCTTGCTGGAAGTCCTAGTGCCACAATGGATGCTCAACGTAAACCAGTAATCCGAGCTTCCAATCCCATGCTGGCCGCGAGCTTTAAGAGTGCTGCTCAAATAACTACACCAGCTAGAGGCCACACGTCTCAGGAGCTATCTATGTTTACCGGTAGGCCAAAACTGGGTAGTGAGGGCATCACAAGGCTTGAAACAGATTTCGCGCTCGTGGAGAATCTTGGTAGTGGCGCATTCTCTCAGGTGTGGAAGGTTCGTGAGAAGAAAACCGGCAAAGTCTTTGCCGTTAAAGCAGGTAAACCTTACACCGGTGCCAAGAACCGTCTTCGACAGCTTGAAGAGATTGCCATTCTACGAGAGCTCTCTCTCGACCCGCACCCGAATGTCGTCCAATACATCGATTCTTGGGAATCTCACTCTCGCCTGTATATTCTCACCACCCTGGTTGATTGCGGTGACCTTTCCagcttcctttctcttctaaGCGACCACGGCGGCATCCGCGAGGCTCGTGTGTGGAAATCCCTTGTAGAACTCGCCGAAGGTATCGACCACATCCATAAACaccacttcctccatcttgaCGTCAAACCATCTAACATTTTGATTAACAGCGCTGGTGGACTAGTCGTCGCAGATTTGGGTATGGCCGTCGTTTGCGGCGACGGTCCTGACGGTCATATGCTCGGGGGTATGAGCCCTGCGTTACCTGAAAGGGACGAGAAAGGAGGGTTCGTGTGGGATCAAGTGGAGACGCCTATGGACAacggaaagaagagtttgGCCATGGTGCCAAGTCCTATCATGGATCGAGAGGTCGAAGGAGACAGGGAATATCTTTGTCCCGAAGCCTTGAGTGAAGCTGAGATGATAGGGAAGGGCGCAGATGTGTTCAGCTTGGGTATTTTGTTGCTGGAAGCGGCTCTCAATGTTGTGCTACCTAGCAGTAAGTGGTGACTGTTATTGGATGTCTCTTGACATGTTGCTAattaatttttttttttcagacGGGGACGCTTGGGTGCAACTTCGCAATGATGATTTCTCTGATCTTAATGGAATTTACATTCCCCGTCCACATTCCGCATCATCTCCTAATCGtaatcctcctcctgacGATCCCAACATGCCAGTCCTGTCTGATGACATTTTGACTGTCATCAAGGGTATGATGCGATGCAACCCCGACCGACGATGGAGTCTTGGTGATGTTTGGAGGCATCCGGTTGTCAAAAGGGTGAGAGCTTCCGAACGGGGAAAAGCTTTAGTAGAGGAAAGTGATGAATGGTTGAAAAGGGTACTTGGAGAAGAATTGTAAGATAAgaaaagcagaagaagcaaaggCGTCGAAAAGAATATAGCGTAGATCAAAAGAGAAATCATTGTTTTCAAAGTAGACTGTATCATAATTTGCATGCCATCGACGATGGCCTTATCTTATAAATAAGTCGAATGCACCTTTCCTTTGCTCAACTTCAGCTCGAGAAGCTGTGGTAGTACACATACATATGGATAATAAATAAGTGTATGCAGGTCAGGCAAGACCCGATCCAGTCTATCTCATATCCTAAAATTCAATATTTCAAACCGAACTTGTGTTCTCTGCAGCCTCTTCTACACCAACCCATCGTACAGTGACAAAGCCTATCCAAATGCACGTCAGCTGCCGTAACCTTTAACGTCCATGATATCCACCCGCGCACCTGTACGATGGTAGGATCCTGCTTGGAGCCCTCCTTGAACTCGTCATATGTCAGTCGATGGTCCTTATTCAGATCCATGTTCCTAAAGATCTTGTCGACGCGCTTGAATACAAAACATGTCAGTACTGTAATGATGGTCCTTGCAAGTGTTTCAAGTTCTAACCTTTTCGGGGgtatcttcatcctctggcAACTGGACCATTTGTCCAGTCATTTTATAAATAGATCGTACGATCTGAAGCATCTCGTCGTAGGTGATGTAACCATCTTGGTTAATGTCATACAGTTGGAACGCCCATTTGAGTTTTTCGTCAAGACGACCTCGAGAGGTGACCGAAAGGGCGCAAATGAACTCCTGCAATGGCATGAGCTgttcgtcatcttccacgtAATTCCTCGGTACAAACGCACCTTGAATTCTATTGTGCCAGATTTGTCTTCGTCAAACACCTACACGTAAATAACTGTCAGTTTTACTAATGGCGACGCGTTCTGGTTACCCACATTGAAGACGTAATCTGCGAACTGACTAGGATCACCGAAAGGAAAGAATTGTCGGTAGATTTTCTTAAACTCTGTGCATCCTTTCAGCCAGACGCAAAAATCAAATCAAAATTGAACATGCCCACCTTCCTTGTTGAGTTGACCACTAGGACAGTCCTTGAGGAAGCCTTTGTACTGTTCCCGGGCACAGTCAGCCCTCAGGACTCGCATCCCTTAATTCACCCACCCATTGTTGGAGTTCCTGTTAATACGCGGGATCCGACAGGTCATTCTCGTCAGGAAACTGTACGCCAGTCTATGCAAATATCTCTCACCTTCTTGTCGACTACGCGCGTACGTGATCAGCGCTGCTCACCTGCTCTGATGGCCTCGGAGCGTACTCACAATAAGTGTTTTTCTGGAGCTCGGCCAGCTCTTCAGAAGATAACTTGGATTGCGATTTTCCCATTAGAAGGACTTGTTTGATGTCTCGGGAGAGGCAGGATGTTATTTGTCTGCGTGTGGGGGGAGTGGTGGATATGCGGATGTCGTAGTTGGACGGAgaatgttgatgatgagtcTGGGCCCTGTATATGGGGAGGCAGCGGGCAAATATCATGACGTCATTCCCAACCTTTCTTTTGTTAAAGGCCGCCGAACAGCTCTACACAGCTTCCACCTTCGTTGCCCATCCATTCAGGATAAATAACCGGGTCATCCCTCGCACAcatctctcctctccgACATGCAATATGCAATGCATGCAAAGTGGTATTGGTATGTTCGTAACGTCCAAGTAAAAACGCAGCACTACACTCCGAGCAATGACACTCGTGATATCACTAGCAACAAGAGGAAACAGAAAATCATATAAATTACCACACCCCTCCAACCATGTCATCCGCATGAGCAAGGGCTGCCTCAAAGTCTCCCAGCATCAGGCCGTCATCGAATGGTAAACCCTCAAGAGGCACGTCGCTTGAAGGTGGTAGTAAGTGGCCCTTATCCCATCGAGCAGACATGGGAGGGTGAACGACCTGCTGTTGTGCACTACCGATGTCAAAGGTGGGCATATCATCAGCGTGCATGCTAGTGTTTTGCCCCTGGAAAGTAAATTGACCAGCAGATGgagaaaatggaagagcAGCGTCGTGAACATAAAACTCGTTGGACACTTGTTGGTCTGGCATTATCGTGAGTTGGAACTGGGGTTGAGGCTGAGGATAGAGGAAATGCCGTGAAGTCAATGGATATGTATGTGCGGCAATGGAAAACGTAGGTGGGCTCTGTTGGCCAGGCTGAAATCCTTGTTGACTAGAAGTAAAGGCGAATGCCTGCTTCTCATTGGATTCTGCAGGAATGTCGCCCGACCAAGGAGCTAGGTCTTGGTGACTGTACGCCACATATTGCAGTTGCCTCCTGGGGCCCTGATTCTGTGCCTGTAACAACCTATGCTCGAAGCCGTTGGCAGGCTTGGGTGATTGTGAAGATCTGGTACTCTCAAAAGCACTAGATTGTCGTCTTCGAGAACCCTGAGCGTCGGGGTCCATTGAGGTGGAACAGGAAAGATCACTCCAATCGCCAGAGTTGAAAGGCTCCTGTTTTTGTCTGGCTTGGGCTCGCAATGCTCGAAGTGCGCCTTTGGAGAGCTCACAAACGCCATTCATACTTCTAGATGAAGCCCTAGGTGCGTCAGCCAGTCAAAACAGGCGATCAAGAATGGCCACTCACTTGTTTTTCTTCGCACCCTTTGTATCACCATTTGCAATCTTATCCTtgatctcctcttccaactgtTGCCCactttttcccttcatcAACAGCTCGGCCACATTCTTGcacttttcctcctcggcCTCATCTTTCCGAACGCGACGGCGGACAACATTAGTTCGACGATAGACTGGCTGATACCTATAGCCAGGATATTTCTTCATgtgctcttctttctcgaTGCGAGCGAGCTCATTAAAGTGGGCCTTTTGCTCAGCTGGAGCCTAATGTCTGTAAGCACATCTACTCATTCTACTCATTCATTACATGTCTATCAAAGGCTTACCTCGCTCCACATTTTGGCTGTGATAATGCTAACGTTTTGGTGTCTCATCTCAACCGAAGCAGGAATGAGTTTGGCATCCACAACATGTTTCCTGAAAAGGATAAAAGCATTTCGGGGTCTAGGAATATGGTCTGCAGTTTGCTATCGATGGATTTAATCCCTTGAACACGCTCGACACAAAGAAAAGACATACCTTTCTTGCATGACTGACTTTTTTCTTGCAGTTCTCTaatttctccttctttgaaCTTCCTAAAACCACTGCTGTAACTTCTGCCCTTGCGAGCTCCTTTGGCTTGGCGGTCTCTAGCATTCCTTCATCTGctttcccatccttttCCATGGGTGCGAACAATTTTGGGTCAATCGATAAACTAGGCGCTCTTTGTGGTGAAGATTGGCTTGACTGATTTTGAGGTCCACCCCAAAGGCTTTGTGAAGAAATGTTGGCGGAGAATGCGGACATGGAAGaagcatcatcatcaaaatCAGACGCAGTATTGGTATCTGACGTGACCGTGGACCAACCGGAGAGTGATGAAGTTGATCGTTGAGTGCGAAGTGAGTATGGATGGACATGAGGCTGATAAGAAAAGTTGGTCTGGCTTTGGTAAGGTTGGGGATGAGCGTGGTCTGGAGGGATAGAAGATAGAGCGAACGAATCATCTGCTCGTCCGTCAATGGATCTTGTCGTACAAGAGGACAGACAGAAGGAGACCTACGAGGAGAATCTTCGATACGACCAGCAGGCATACCCACAAACCCGTTAGCCATCCAAAAGTTGTCCATGATCTGTCAAGGTATCGTATGTGTTCAAGTGTCTTTGGCAGTGCTAGGTCAACTGAATTCGAGGTCAAAGGGGGaatgggaaggaagactTGGGGAAAGATGGGACAACAAAGGGAATGCCCTTCTTATACCAACAGCAGGTCCTCTGTCCTGCGCTACGATGATATCTGCTAACCTTACTTAATTCGGTATCGGCGTTTCAAAGCTATATCTCAAGGCTAAACACTAATCCGGGATGTGCTTCTGCACCTTAGGGGGATCAAGTGGCTTAATGCCAGGAGAGAAAATGATTGAAAGGCCTCCCGTTCTTCTCATTTTGGACCCTGTTGTGTTCCATTCATCCCAAATCGGCCCCGGGTCCTTACCTTCACAATGGCGGATTAGCCACTgccctttcttccctttgacTAGCAGAGAAATGCTGTAGATTGTGGATTGTTCCACTGGTGACGGATAACACAACTGGTCCTTTGGGAGTGGAAGTTGACATAACAATCCTTCCTTTGTTGCTGCCGCCTTTCGTCCATTTTGTGCGTTTCCATAGAATAATACCGAGTCTAAAGGATGATGAGTTTGGATGGCTGTCGCTTGTCAGTAAGCGGCATGTATGCATAGAGAGTTAGTTGATGGACATTTGTTCTTTGACTGTCTTCGCTCagtctcttcatctctctcttcttctctacAGGGCATTCTTTGAAATAGGCATGAAGCAAACTCGAGAGTAACAGAATATCAAGGTATTGAAGTACTGTAACCTTTGATTAAGGTAGCAGGACTATTACCTACAACACAACTAGTGATATTATATGAAAAGACCATACACCACTGCCGTTGATGAAGGGACCAGAGTTGGTTTGGTCAAACAGCAAGGGCATCATGCACCAGTATCTTGTAAAGAAAATCAAGAAGACCTCCAAGTGCGCATAATTAACATACAATAATGATTTGACTATAGACGATTCATCCAAAAACAACCTGGCTCCATTTTCGCTATCGAATCTCTCTTGCCATGCCGCTTAATCGACAACGCCCCATTTAATATTGTCCGTAACCGCCCCCGTAACCGCCCTGCTGCCCGTAGCCGGGATATTCATAGCCCTGCCTTTGTTGTTGGTTTTGAGACGACGGGTATTGAGGCTGTTGGGGTTGAGGAGCATGTCCAGGAGGCGGTGCATAGGGTGAGTGACCACTTTGCATTGGTGGCTGCTGAGGTGCAAACGGAGGCGAAGCGTACGTAGGCCTACTAGGAGGTGGGGGATAATAGGGGTTCTGTTGGGGCGGGATGTAGCTCTGCTGATTGTACGCTTGTTGCGGTTGCGATGGGTATACGTGCTGGGGACTGGAAACAGAAGGAGTCGCAAACGACCCAAATCCAGCCAGCGTAGAAAAATCGTAAGGGTTCGATTGTGGCTTTGGTGGAGGCGGTGGGGGCAGGTAGCTGGATGTAACGTTGCTACTTCCGCGTCCAGGCGGCGGTGGAAGATTGGGGGTCGATGTTGTGCCCAATCTAGGTGGCTGAGGTGGAGCCTCCATTTTCAATGCCGCTAGCCTTTCCTCCAGACCCCGATTAGCAACGACCCCACctgttgaaggagatgtgCCGCCTAACCGCTGGCGGGTCTCGATGTCGCTGACCATATTCCTCCTTTCTTGCTCCCTTGAGTTTGTAAACCTTTGAACCTCCATCCTCAGATCTTCAATCACTCTTCTCAGACTGTCATAGTATGACAAGCCTTTGCCCAATCCGGCCCTGATCTCGGCATAAGACTCACCAGCTTCGATCAGCCGCTTTTCCCAGTCACGAATGATCCTTTGGCggtccttctcttttctcaaAATTTCGCGGAAGCCCGTTCCCTTATGCACTTGGGCGACGAGCATATCTAGTTCTTGCAGGATCGACCTGGATGCAGATACCGCGGCAGCCAGACGAGTTTGATAAGGTCGGAACTTCTCCAGTTCAGATGCGAAGAGTTGTGGTTCGACGTTCTGAGAGCGGCggttgagaagaagcaagttTGAGACGTCATCCGTCTGGATCTGTTTCATTGTTAGTTACAACAATTGTCATATATAGATAGATGATTGACAAACCTTCTCTTTTAAATCTCTGAGaacttcatctctttctgccctaatcttcttcaaacgATCTAATTTCTCTCGACCGTCATCCACAGCTTTTCTCAAAgcgtctttttcttcctgtcCTAATGCCTTTCGATCcacttcttcgtcatctaGGTCTAGTAGGCTGACAGTCTTGTCTATCTTCTGGGAGTTTCCCTCAGTTATATCCCTGGCCGCTCTCTCGAGGTTGCTCGGGCCTGAAGATagaagagagattgaagGCTGGATGGATTGCCAAAGTGATTGTAGATGGGCGTCAGAGGTAGACGCCGACGAAAGAGCAGATAGATTGGCGGATAAATTGGAGCGAAGATTGGCAGTCTGTGGACCTGACGGAGATTGCGTAAAGTTGGGCGTATATTTAGCCTGTGAGGCCTATTAGCAGTGGTTTCAGGAAGAAGACCGTTGGCTTACCCTCATGCGTTCACATTCCCGACTTTCGGCATCCAGAGCTCCGTTCAGTTCTCTTAGTTCTCGCTCACATGCGCCTCTCTCACCATCCAGGCGACCCAAATCGTTTTCCACCTGTCTCACATCCCCGACACTATCCACCAAGCTCTTCAGTTGCTGACTAAGAGgaacatcatcatttgtATCTCCTTCCAAAAATTGGCGCCATCTGTCAATCTCCTCGGGGAGATTGAGATGGTCAAGCCCTGCTTGGATCTCCCCTTCTGCCAATTCGACCTTATCAACCTCAGCTCTCACCAATTTGGCTTTTTCCTCTGAATAAACACTTGCAGACTCATGCACCGCGAGAGGGACAAGTCTAAGGAAGATGTCTGGCCCGATCAATTTAGTAACTTCTTGATTACCGTATACGTCCTGAATGGTGATGGGAGCCGCGGGTGGCAGCTTCTCGATGGCAGGAAGACTAGCTTCAGAAGGGAGGACTTCATGATAGATGAGATCGTTATCCTTGACAGCCTGCTCTTTGGCTTCACCGCAGACAGTTGCATGGGCCTTGACAATTTCGTTCAAGGCATTAGCAGCGTCATGAGGCAAGCTGGGTGTTGACGCTGCCACGAAAGTATAAATGAAAGACGAAGCCTGTTTTTGGGCGTCTTGAATGAGGGAATTGGCTATCTTGAGCCTGACCAATGCTGTGCCATGTTTTCCTGCCGCGCTATCTGAGGTTGCCTTGTAGTACTGGGTCAGGCTTCCAAACAGCTTGGCCTTGATCTGGAGCACATATAGCCAGTTGCGATCAAAGACGCCTTTGCCCTGGAattccttcatctcatCCACGACGGACGTGTACATAGATGCTGTTTGATTGGCTGACCGGGCTACGAGAGAAGctgattttttttcttcaacgAGCTTTTCCGTGAAGATCTCGGCGGCTTGAGCCATCATTATCCCTATCAAAAGATGAACCACTTCTCTACTGAGGTCGGTTGAAGGGGCGTGGAGAAAGTTTTCGTTGATGTAGGTCAGCATACCGGCAGTAGCTCGGGGGTTATAGTAGGCTCGTTTTAAGCCTTCAGGATCTGAACGCGAGGCAGATTGGGCAAGGGACGACAGGATAGATGATATCaggtggatgatggaggcCTTTTCAAAAGCGAGTGAAGTTTGAGTAGTCAACTTGTCGGTGAACGCATCATTCCTGCAGGATAAGTAAGCTTTGCCTATATCTGATACAATAATATGCTTGCCATGGGAAGGAGACTTTGATCTCTGCAAATCTCAGTTCGAGCAATTCTAACTGCCCAAAGTACTTGTACAAAAGGTCCCTTGCTGGCTCATAATTAGCCAATGTTGTGTCCGAGAAGATAGGTATCGCCTTACCTGTTTGATCGTTACCCGCGCCTCTCACAGCATCCTGCCTACACCGTTGCAGGACTGCACATTCTTCGGCATAGCTGTTTGGATCTTCACCGTACGAGGCTGCGATTACGTGCCGAATGGGAGTGGCCCAGTCCACGTCTGTAGTTGTTTTGCGGGGGACCGCGATGAGGGGTGATTGAACCGACATGAATACAATTCCTTCTCGGAGTTTGAATAGGTCcaaaagcagaagaaagcaAAAGATGGGCACGTATATAACGGAGACAGGCTACAGCGAACGAACACTGCAAGCCGAACGTTCCGTCCGTCCGCAGACGAGCTCTTCTGCAGCGTCATTACTCGTCGCAGCGGGCCGAGCTTTAAGGGGATGTATTACGTAAATATTCATAgtcactcttcttctctttccttcgtcACTGAAAGAACCGGCCGGTCATTTATCATTCATTCAACCTGAAGCTCGTC from Cryptococcus neoformans var. neoformans B-3501A chromosome 7, whole genome shotgun sequence encodes:
- a CDS encoding hypothetical protein (HMMPfam hit to Pkinase, Protein kinase domain, score: 155.2, E(): 1.4e-43), which codes for MHATFSAAHNPSSSPPRNTTITPLRQSSSQTCRPSTSSLPRSHKRVKSTRQSLGSRAKREASIPMLSQQLSTFSLRQDVLSEMLAQETPPTITSPFKYASHTTSASSLTTPYTSTFKHHPSAEHMPQKSKSAGPKFVTQISKGRHIEDISPIRPTTEDHLADWDVSHPSSDEPDLEWLQSGEWLPPLQSKENNMQGCLQGSLQHCRDRDCSVSSMEFSGSDSSSVSLLSLARNSLEQQTRPNIVQWDENPAELDGEQAVHSSFDAQSGSSALHLPIKLNTSPSISPFITSDCHKSPNDIPSGSFDSQADFHMDSPSVFSTRSSQHARSDSRSTILPRLLLSKKSTATLREQNERSKALGHMEDEEMMSDVEDIPSPKSPSRPRSFWDRAKFKASRNPFDGNGFGATFGLGIELGPRRIPSDENHNEDNGLSVSIASDSSGDADLSPSRSLLANRRSTGTFAHDSAKENASETAPRLEVPTRPTLPRRMPTVGSILQRIPRTSSPAIPTLNSLRGKGRPPMRRGTTEPTEKPKPTLLMAEAALNTPHALPFADVKPSPSVFASAGLVKKKSRFSGVEIPKFGSEPLVNVKRKQSAAQYGMQPGLGSMQPPSPVSPIQSMSAPSIPLKGPAFAAAGSSNAHFTQQAQKTRGLRKKRSLMFKAGSSISSMEMIRGNSRGSITGVSLSPVTPTKHDGAAKGYRLTTPSPIRAPVVYPFASSNPVDLDLFSTPPSNRLNRPSALDAPVAERYRSMLAGSPSATMDAQRKPVIRASNPMLAASFKSAAQITTPARGHTSQELSMFTGRPKLGSEGITRLETDFALVENLGSGAFSQVWKVREKKTGKVFAVKAGKPYTGAKNRLRQLEEIAILRELSLDPHPNVVQYIDSWESHSRLYILTTLVDCGDLSSFLSLLSDHGGIREARVWKSLVELAEGIDHIHKHHFLHLDVKPSNILINSAGGLVVADLGMAVVCGDGPDGHMLGGMSPALPERDEKGGFVWDQVETPMDNGKKSLAMVPSPIMDREVEGDREYLCPEALSEAEMIGKGADVFSLGILLLEAALNVVLPSNGDAWVQLRNDDFSDLNGIYIPRPHSASSPNRNPPPDDPNMPVLSDDILTVIKGMMRCNPDRRWSLGDVWRHPVVKRVRASERGKALVEESDEWLKRVLGEEL
- a CDS encoding hypothetical protein (Match to ESTs gb|CF185386.1|CF185386, gb|CF185876.1|CF185876, gb|CF185875.1|CF185875; HMMPfam hit to efhand, EF hand, score: 91.1, E(): 2.8e-24); the protein is MGKSQSKLSSEELAELQKNTYFDKKVRDICIDWRTELQQWYKGFLKDCPSGQLNKEGCTEFKKIYRQFFPFGDPSQFADYVFNVFDEDKSGTIEFKEFICALSVTSRGRLDEKLKWAFQLYDINQDGYITYDEMLQIVRSIYKMTGQMVQLPEDEDTPEKRVDKIFRNMDLNKDHRLTYDEFKEGSKQDPTIVQALSLYDGLV
- a CDS encoding hypothetical protein (HMMPfam hit to HMG_box, HMG (high mobility group) box, score: 54.9, E(): 2.2e-13), with the protein product MPAGRIEDSPHDSFALSSIPPDHAHPQPYQSQTNFSYQPHVHPYSLRTQRSTSSLSGWSTVTSDTNTASDFDDDASSMSAFSANISSQSLWGGPQNQSSQSSPQRAPSLSIDPKLFAPMEKDGKADEGMLETAKPKELARAEVTAVVLGSSKKEKLENCKKKVSHARKQTADHIPRPRNAFILFRKHVVDAKLIPASVEMRHQNVSIITAKMWSEAPAEQKAHFNELARIEKEEHMKKYPGYRYQPVYRRTNVVRRRVRKDEAEEEKCKNVAELLMKGKSGQQLEEEIKDKIANGDTKGAKKNKSMNGVCELSKGALRALRAQARQKQEPFNSGDWSDLSCSTSMDPDAQGSRRRQSSAFESTRSSQSPKPANGFEHRLLQAQNQGPRRQLQYVAYSHQDLAPWSGDIPAESNEKQAFAFTSSQQGFQPGQQSPPTFSIAAHTYPLTSRHFLYPQPQPQFQLTIMPDQQVSNEFYVHDAALPFSPSAGQFTFQGQNTSMHADDMPTFDIGSAQQQVVHPPMSARWDKGHLLPPSSDVPLEGLPFDDGLMLGDFEAALAHADDMVGGVW
- a CDS encoding hypothetical protein (HMMPfam hit to BRO1, BRO1-like domain, score: 119.1, E(): 1e-32), giving the protein MSVQSPLIAVPRKTTTDVDWATPIRHVIAASYGEDPNSYAEECAVLQRCRQDAVRGAGNDQTARDLLYKYFGQLELLELRFAEIKVSFPWNDAFTDKLTTQTSLAFEKASIIHLISSILSSLAQSASRSDPEGLKRAYYNPRATAGMLTYINENFLHAPSTDLSREVVHLLIGIMMAQAAEIFTEKLVEEKKSASLVARSANQTASMYTSVVDEMKEFQGKGVFDRNWLYVLQIKAKLFGSLTQYYKATSDSAAGKHGTALVRLKIANSLIQDAQKQASSFIYTFVAASTPSLPHDAANALNEIVKAHATVCGEAKEQAVKDNDLIYHEVLPSEASLPAIEKLPPAAPITIQDVYGNQEVTKLIGPDIFLRLVPLAVHESASVYSEEKAKLVRAEVDKVELAEGEIQAGLDHLNLPEEIDRWRQFLEGDTNDDVPLSQQLKSLVDSVGDVRQVENDLGRLDGERGACERELRELNGALDAESRECERMRAKYTPNFTQSPSGPQTANLRSNLSANLSALSSASTSDAHLQSLWQSIQPSISLLSSGPSNLERAARDITEGNSQKIDKTVSLLDLDDEEVDRKALGQEEKDALRKAVDDGREKLDRLKKIRAERDEVLRDLKEKIQTDDVSNLLLLNRRSQNVEPQLFASELEKFRPYQTRLAAAVSASRSILQELDMLVAQVHKGTGFREILRKEKDRQRIIRDWEKRLIEAGESYAEIRAGLGKGLSYYDSLRRVIEDLRMEVQRFTNSREQERRNMVSDIETRQRLGGTSPSTGGVVANRGLEERLAALKMEAPPQPPRLGTTSTPNLPPPPGRGSSNVTSSYLPPPPPPKPQSNPYDFSTLAGFGSFATPSVSSPQHVYPSQPQQAYNQQSYIPPQQNPYYPPPPSRPTYASPPFAPQQPPMQSGHSPYAPPPGHAPQPQQPQYPSSQNQQQRQGYEYPGYGQQGGYGGGYGQY